The Ciconia boyciana chromosome 4, ASM3463844v1, whole genome shotgun sequence DNA window GTGTTAGTAAAAGTCtactcattttctctctgctccagaGTTTACTATGCAGTGTCGAATGAGTGCAAAACCAAATGTACCTTCCTGTAGTCATTCATGCATTGTTTGCAGTGTACTCATTCAAAACCAGCAGGGTGAATTTCATAAATGAGACATTGAAAGGTGGTTTATCCTGTGTCTCACATTTATGCCGATaaggcattttcattttctccaaatCCTAAAAGGTGCTGAAAGATTTTAActtgaattaaaagcaaagagtaTGTTATTGGGAGGTTTTTATTATGCAACTAAATGCTACAGATACAGTGAAATGCCACttttttttgcaacttttttgaaggtttttcattatttccttcacttttcttcCAAGAGTCTTAATTTCAGTAACTTTGCATCTTTATCTGAAGAGCTCTAATTTATAATATTCAGGCACTAGCTTTGTATTCTTCATTGCACTTTCATATTCTTGTGTTACATGCCCGTATTATGGTTGCAAGTTTATGTGAAAATGActtgaataaaatgtttcaagcGTTCTACTTGTCGAAGTATTATACTTAATGCATAGGCCAGATCCATCTCTCAGTGAGAGAGTTTCAtatgaaaaagaggaagataCTGTCATGCTGACATGGTCTCAGGAAAAATGCCACAACCTGttagaaacaagaaagaaaaagttgcaaGGCATGATAACTTACCTCATGCTACACAAAGGCTTAACATGTGAAGGCATAACAGAATGAGGTATGGTTCATCTGGACAGAAGATTTCCTTACCATATCAGCTGTCTCTGTAGGAAGAGGAACTTAGAAACCACTTTCAGAATTTCTGCTCCAAAAACTTCACTTtcatggaaaaaacatttgagCAGTCCATGGCAGAAAGTCCACATACACTAGAAAATTGACTAACACATTTAACATTCAGTTACTCCAAAAACATTTTATCCTTTATTTACATTCTCTGAGTACAAACCAATGTCCTGCTGCCTCTTCAATCTGTATGCTAAACTGATGAAATAGGCTGAATTGTGAAGCATCCCTTGTCCCTTCACTGAGGGATTAATACAGAAGAGCATGGTTAAAAACTTTGGAATGTTCACTCTAGTAAGAGGCTGTCAAACACTTAAATATCAACTAATGGCACTCTTGTCTTTGAGTAAATGGAGACAAAAACAAtgtaatatcttttaaaattcgTAGAATCAATGTAGAATTATTTCAGATATGAAAAATGTTGTGATGATGTttctataatttatttaataaaattattcctATACTACTACATATTAGAGCTAAGAGCTTCAAACAGATAATTCCTGCAAGTGCTATCCCTAGAGCACAGAACTCAGCGTGGATCAGAATCcatgcaaatagaaaaatacagtcaaaAATGTATACAATTATTGCAGAGTATATtgaaatttattgaaaataaagcaCCTCCTAGCTTCCAATTCTACCTGCTATTCTACTATCTCATTTTCACATTAGATCACCTGCCTAGTATCACAAAATGATCTATCACCAGTCTACAATTAGAAAGCAGCGCAATGCTTTTGGTTAAGAAAGTATTGCTGTAACTGAATTTTCATTCAAGACCTATTTCTGATCTAATCAGTCCATAAAAACTGATGAGAGAAATACTTATGCCTGTTTGGAAATCTTCAAATTGGTGGTATCAATAGTACagctgtctttctttttaaaaaaatcacatttaaactAATATTGACTCTcttaaaagatactgaaaaatcCGAGATTGTTTTGTCCGTGTCTGAAGTGAAAAAATTGTGCACCTGAAGCACCCTACTAGTATCTGACAGTATGTACCCCAACTGAGAACATTTCTTCTATGGGATGGTACTGAACGGGAAAGCATGGTTCTCAaggttttttaaatctaatcATCATAGAATGTAATAACTTTTCATATCACTATAAATTGGTAGTACTTTGTGAGTGGTCTCTGTCTAAACAGTATTATTACAGATACAAGTTATGTTAAAATCATGCATATACTGACAATGTTATGTTGTTATAATGAGAAAATGTTCTGAACTTTATCAGCAACCTCCAGGCAAGTTCATTGGGTTTATCACTTCACAAAAAATTGCCCAgttgcacataaaaaatattatcaagTCTCAACCATCACTACTTGTTTTAGTGCATTAAGGCTGTGATCCAGGTGAGTCACAAAGCACCAGCTAAAAGTAGTAGTAAACCATTAAAATATGGAGCAATGCCAGCAACCTGATCTCTCTTCTCTCATTCATGTTCAGCATATAttatctttcttgttttctttaaagtaagaGCTCAGAAGTGTTTTTGAAGACGAAGAAAGAGATGTTTTGATAAGTCAGGCTTCCTTCAGGAAGACTTCTATGGCCACAAATTACAGCTGTAAGAATGGAGTAAGAAACTTGCTCAAATGCCAAGATAAACCAATGCTCCTAGATCTCTAAGCACATGCAAAAAAGCACGTTAAAACATAAGCtccttaaagtatttttttttttctttcccaaactaTTTGCAATCTTTAACTTTTTGGTCTTTAATGTGAATCAACCCTTAAAATAGGGTGCTCATCTGTTAAAAGAAACATAAGCTGTCCATGAAAAACTGTATTACAGCTGATGACATCTACCGAGAgaaatttttcttgctttttattggAACCAGAGAAGTCACATACCAAACATTTGTTTGGTGTAGCATTCGGCTAggatttatttacttatttatttaaagcattaaGGATTAGCATTTGCATCTGGAAAACTTAAAAGAGTTTGTATATAGCATGTAAATGCATGGCTTTTTCTACAAAATATGATCCTTCCCTACAAAACCAGAGTAAACAtgtttccatgttttattttgatgctTCTGGCTTTAAATGTTGTTCCATATGGTAcaatgaaaataacaacaacaaaaaactgggAAATGGAAGTTTATTTGAATTTCTAATTCCTCTGAGTGGCAATGCCATTCAGGAACATAATACCATGTGTACTGACATTTGTTTAGgatgcagaaaagaaagcctAACTGAGTGGGGCAAAGACAGGCCTAGATAATAATACAAAATAGATCAACTGGAACTTTTAGCCTTCAGGAACTTAACACAGGACAGGAGAATGGGCAGAAATTGCTGGGCTATAAATATTAAGATACAAAGTCTGCAGGAGAGAGAGGTGGCCATACCAGCAACACACTACACTAAAACTAAACACTACACTAAAAAAACTAAACTTGTTCCTGCCATTTGACTCTAATGTCATCCCAAGTGGAAAACACTGAGGTATTACCAGTGACTACACATTTTAGACACATCCAGTTACTCCCCTGTGGAGCCGCTGATGGTTAGGGAGTCATTGCTTGACTCAGTCCTAAGTATACAACATCACAAGCAGTAGATGAGGtgggaagagacctctggatATCATTTAGTTCAAACCCACTGTCCAAGCAGGGCCACCTTGACACAGTTacccaggactgtgtccagtcaggttcTGAGCATCTGGAAGGATGGACACTCCACAATCTTTCTGGGcacctgtgccagtgctctgtcaccctcacagtgaaaaaggtTCTTCTTGTTTAAGcagaatttcttgtatttcaatttgtgcccactgcctcttgtcctgccacTCGACagcactgagaagagtctgccTAGATTTTCTTTACactcctcccctcttcccctgtATTTATACATGTTGACAAGATCTCCCctagccttctcttctcctgaacagtcccagctctctcagtctctACTCATATGTCCTATACTTCAAGCCCTTAATCATCTTGGTCACCCTTTGCTGGACACATTCCAGTCTGTCCTTGTCCCTCatgtactggggagcccagaactgaacCCAGCACTTCAGAtgtggcctcactagtgctgagtacagggcaaggatcacctccctcgtcctgctggcaacactcttTCTAATGTagcccaggaggctgctggCCTTCTTTGCTGAGACATAgaaaaagactgtttttcaTAAGAGTGTAATACGTAGGAAGGACTTCTACATCTTAAGGGGTTACAGATTCCACAAGTTGACCTGGATTTAAGAGCAGGCAAatctacagaaaagaaatccactgaGGATTATTAAACACAATAAGCTACAATATCACAAGATGTCCCTGAGCTATAAAACTGGAACCTTGACAAGTTGGAAGTTGGATGATGTATCACTGTGTGCTTCCTCTACCCCTATGCTTAAACCAACCCTTTTTGACTACTGTTGAAGATATTAGGCTAGATGGACCTTTAGTCTGATGCAGGGCTATTCTTAGGCATTACAAAATGCTACATGAATTGTACAGTGTATTATCTTACACCCACTGCAGTAATTTACCCAGTTTTTGAATTAATTTGATTATGAAAGATaactatatttaaataacaCTGTTAAAGACTAATTAAAGTTCAGAACTTGTTCCAATTAAGCAGTAGGAAAAGCccctgaagaaaaatacaatgaataTTTTACCTCATGTCCCAATCAACTGAACTCCCAAACTCAGAATGGCACTTAAAAGTCAAATGTCTCTTACTATACAACGACCTTTCACTTTTTCAGCATTCTTTCAGAAAGTGCAAGACAGACATGTTGGAGCACCCAGATATATCCACCAGGACAACAGTATTAAAGACACTCTGTCAGTTCTTCAAATCATCAGTATAATCAAAGGACAGAGATCACAATTTAACAGGCCAATACTTTATTGCTTTCCAGAAATTTTTATATCATGCATAGTACTGATCGGCTTTTCCAGCTACCTGATACATTCAAGAATTTGTGAAGTCTGTTCAAGTTCAAGAATCTCTTACTTTTCTCAGTTGAGATGTAGTTGATAATATAGTCCTAGGATTATCACCtcaatattttgtattttcccctctcttttgaCATCCAGCTCCTCATAtaatttaaagtacatttttacacaaaaaaaacccctccaaagaATCTGTACTATTCCTACAGGGTACAAATGATGTTCCTAAAAAACATTCATTCATGTTAGGGTGTATTTCATAAATGGTGGCACTATGTAATGAGACTTAGGAACCAACACCATATGACCATACATTAATCAACAGACAGCACATAGAATAAATGAAGCAATCTTCATTATTAACAGATGGTTAAGTTCTAGCAGTTGCTATTTTACAGGTTGCAAAGGATAAGGACAGTATAACAAAAAAGTTCAAACAGCAGTTGTTACTTCGTAAGAAAATACCACGGGATGCAAATCTGCAAGaatcttttttcaaaaatctcAATTTACATATAGTCTAGTCATCAAATTTAATCTTCTTCCCTTGGAATGCTGTAATTTGAGACATTTGTTCCCGGCGTCTCTTGCTTGCTTCCCATGATGGATGAAGAGGCTGCTCCAAACATGCTTTCTTACTGTCGCATTTAATACCTGCAGCTTTTGCAAATGGTTGCTTCTTGAGCTGTGGTTCCTTTTTAAGAAGAGCTGTGCaagaagtacaaaataaaacattaactaTATAATGAACCTTcataaaaatatgctaaaacTACCTTGGGATTGCAGATATTTTCAAGAATTTCTTAATGAGCCATGGGGAACACATTCATCTGAATGTTCACAGCAAGATTTCCTCATCTTGCAGCCCACTAATTGTCACTTGGTAGACTGCAGATAGTTAAGATTTATTATTACTGACCACATTCAAAATTTGTGTAGACAAATATTCAGCACAGtctcaacttttttcttcacaataaACCAGTGAGATATTACACAATGTAACTCAATGTGACTGAAATGATATCCTTGATCCAATGAATTCTAAAATGGAACCATATactaaaaatggaataaaatattgaagGAGCTATTGAAGGAATTACTAATGAGATAAACTACTTGTTAAATATCATAATCATCTGACACCTTTCCCTGTGCACAGGTAACTCTAACTGCTCAACATGAAGAGAGACGGAAAAGTGCTTTCCTGTGTAAATCCTACTTTAAGTATTTCTAATATTCAAAAATAGGAAAGAGCAAACAATGTCcacagattaaaatgaaaactcaaCAATTTGACCATTtaacaaatgttaaaatttttaacatttttaacaaatgttaaaaatgtaaaaatgtaatttttacattttaacaaatgtaaaaatgtaaaaatgtaatttttacattttaacaaatgtaaaaatgtaaaaatgtaatttttaacaaatgttaaaatatgtgccacaaaattgaaatgaaacaaaaaccagcCTATCATTATTAGACCGCAGAAGCAACAAAATCTCAAGATGTTTTTACTCTTATAACTTTACCAGGTTAAGTAATACATACCTGTTCTTCCATTTTTGAGAGGCTGGTCTttagtatttctaaaaataaaaagagaatttagGATTTTTCAAGAAACTTGTAAGATGACAAACACCTGTGAATAAAGAATCATAATCACCAAAACACTCGTGCAATGACTTTTCAAGCATAACGTGTAAACCCCTTATATATTGTTTCCTCTTTGTtaataaagaagtaaaaatagaaGTATTCAGTAGAGATTTAATGTGGATGCAGGTCTAATTAGGAATACTATGTATATGTTAGTGCTAATGTGAATATGAAAAATACCTAAGTGTCAAGAAAGCACAAGAAGACTGCAGAGTAGTTTATGTGAAAATGTTCTAAGCTGTAATTGGCTGAAACTCTCCTTGTTTGGTAAGGGCTACTAAAAATCACAACAATTTCTTtactgggaaggagggagggaatggAGAATATAACAAGGGGAAAACGTTTACCTTCTTCTGTTTTGAGATTTCTGATTAGAGGTAGACAAAGAACTGCAGAACATTGATTctagcttgcttgcttttccatGTGGCTTTCCTTCTTCCATGATCAAATCTTGTGCTGTCCCAGGTGctgtgttcttttctttcttcactatGTTTTTCGGAAGTctatccttttcttttgctgaagaaacATCAGTAACTGCtgctatctttttctttctttttacttttccaatGAAGAAATCATCATTGCTGTCACTGTCAGAATCTGATGACTGGTTATAAAACCTCTCTTCAGTACTATCATCAAAGTACTCCTCTTCATTAGGATGTTCCTGGTCACTATTatcattaattatttcttttgttgcatttaatttgttcatgctcatattttctttccttttttgatgGCCaagtttctttcctgttttattcTGAGTGACTGCTTGCATTTCTACTGCCTGAAATGAAGATTCTTCTGGAGCATATGCTCTCTCCATTTCCACAGTTTTCTGCTCAGATTCACTCTCACACGGTTCTTCAGCCACCCTGTCAGTTTCTACTTTCATACTAATTTTTGTCTTATGTTCACATCCTTGCTGTTTTTGAGCTAGTTTAAGAGCTTGGTCATCCAAATTGCTATTGAAATGTTGCGCTGATTTAGGCTGTTCTTCTGACTTTTTCGAAGGAGTGGCTTTGGCTGGGTTCTTTCTTGCATCCTTAAAAGCTTTTACAGCAGCTATACAAggggcagaagaaaaatcttttgttgCAACTACACTTGAGTTTAcataa harbors:
- the SRFBP1 gene encoding serum response factor-binding protein 1; its protein translation is MRAVSLRFACATAWRELGGAAAAARARPGQTRPDQAGPGRAGGTLRAGAGAGAMAPVLNLNNEVVKMRKDVKKARVLTIRRLTRHIGKLKMKKGSEDLKLKNQKRVERLIEEIHAMKEIKPDEVTRLALRTEVNFESVCKKPNCTATERAIARLATHPILKPRFVQLKAAVKAFKDARKNPAKATPSKKSEEQPKSAQHFNSNLDDQALKLAQKQQGCEHKTKISMKVETDRVAEEPCESESEQKTVEMERAYAPEESSFQAVEMQAVTQNKTGKKLGHQKRKENMSMNKLNATKEIINDNSDQEHPNEEEYFDDSTEERFYNQSSDSDSDSNDDFFIGKVKRKKKIAAVTDVSSAKEKDRLPKNIVKKEKNTAPGTAQDLIMEEGKPHGKASKLESMFCSSLSTSNQKSQNRRRNTKDQPLKNGRTALLKKEPQLKKQPFAKAAGIKCDSKKACLEQPLHPSWEASKRRREQMSQITAFQGKKIKFDD